In the Microtus ochrogaster isolate Prairie Vole_2 unplaced genomic scaffold, MicOch1.0 UNK3742, whole genome shotgun sequence genome, GGTCTTCTCCAGGGAGGAGCACTTGGCATTGATGGCCTCCACTGCCTCCTCTGCATCCTGAAGCCTCTGGGCCAGCTTCTTCCTGTCCAGGGGAATGTATGTGACTGTACTTGAGGCATCAAGGCCTTGACATAATCCCCTTCTTCCCATTGTTGATgagaaaaaccctgtttctcCCCAGTGCTCCCTGAGATCCTCGAACCCCAGTCTAGAGGAGGTGAGACAGGTGCCTAGGGCAGAGTCTTCTGGCATAGGCTGCTCAGCCTCTCTCCCCAATCTGGGTGGCAGTGCCCCCCTCCAGGTTGAGTCCCCCCAGGCTGAATGACGATCGCTCCTCTGACCAACAAGCTTTTTGCTCGTCTTATACGTGAGTGTCAGGTATAACCCGGGCCAAAAGCTCACCCGTCAAAGGAAATACATCAGGGCCGGCCAGCCGGATGTTCCGGTGTGCAGGAGTCAGGCTTCCCTCAGATGCCTCTCTTGTTCACCTGTCCTCCCCACTCTTCTAGCTCCCGCTCCAGAAGCCTTTCCTGTGTTTACTCTGCCTGTCTTCACAGCAGATGCCCCGCCCCTTTCTCTCTGCAAATGCAGGTGGTAGCCACAGAGGACTCACTTggcttcctccagctcctccgtTCTCTGGATGGCGTCCGTCTCATACTTGGTCCTCCACTGGGCCACCTCTGAGTTGGCCTTGGACAGGACACGCTGTAGCTCAGCCTTggcctccatttcctcctcatACTGTTCCCGCAGCAGGTCACAGTCATGCCGGGCTGACTGCAGGGCGTGGGCCAGGGCGTTCTTGGCCTGGGAAGAGGTGGGCATCAAGGGGGTGAGAGCAAACCCAGCCTCCCTATCCTCTGGTTCTTGTCTATTCATGTCAGTCAAGGCCCAGACTCACCCAATTAAATGGATTCTCAACATCTTTGAGTGATTTTCATATGCCTACCTCTCTTCCTTATAAATAAGGAGTTGTTAAAGGGTCATTTAGTAGGGAGGTAGGTGACTAGACTATCTCTGGCTTCCAGGTGCATTTCTGCAGTTAATGTCACGACCAGGGATGTCATCAAGCCTGCCCCGCTGTCATTAACTGGGCCTCACcttgccttcctcctccagctgccTTTTGAGGTCCTCCATCTGCTGGGTATAGGAAAGTTTCCCTCGGGTCAGCTGGGAAATCAGTGCCTCCTTTTCTTCCAGTTGCCTGGCCAACTCTCCTGGAGGTGGAATGATGGATTCGTGGGTCACGGAATGGGGAAACCAAAGCCCCACCAAGGTCAGGCGAAGAGACGGTCAGGAGCACCCACCATTCTCTGTCTGCAGTTTGGCTCGCTGTGTGGTGAAGTCATTGAGGGAGCGCT is a window encoding:
- the LOC113455921 gene encoding myosin-6-like: ANLEKVSRTLEDQANEYRVKLEESQRSLNDFTTQRAKLQTENGELARQLEEKEALISQLTRGKLSYTQQMEDLKRQLEEEGKAKNALAHALQSARHDCDLLREQYEEEMEAKAELQRVLSKANSEVAQWRTKYETDAIQRTEELEEAKKKLAQRLQDAEEAVEAINA